A region from the Pseudonocardia petroleophila genome encodes:
- a CDS encoding sensor histidine kinase — protein sequence MSVDRVELARLFLSATEPTEVLDAVARAVCARTAFRRSVIMAVDPVRGVVHGRAGFGVDPTKVAACGGPVGDYRVISKLSGSAVPLVVLASDVADMVPGQCLRLFEVHGPIAVQLLCSDRLGLLGVVFCDHGTTSDFRPSAADLATLTELSEVAALAFQQALLLRRSVSLQELRERSRIAAALHDGVTQQLFAATLEVEELRAGGALDEQATVGLERLADRLGTALQQLRVALVEIASGGVPYDRGTQEGDQAVATRIRSVLARVGAGGGPTPDLDVTGEGPEPDAVSADLLVRAVREGAANAGHHGHATQIAVHLRRGGSWWTVEIDDDGSGDAVDVRRVLSGHKNNSFGLPSLAKECARVGGRIWVSDAPRLHGLRLGVAVPLNAR from the coding sequence GTGAGCGTCGACCGTGTCGAGCTCGCCCGGCTGTTCCTGTCGGCGACCGAACCGACCGAGGTCCTCGACGCTGTGGCCCGGGCGGTGTGCGCGCGGACCGCGTTCCGACGGTCGGTGATCATGGCTGTCGACCCGGTCCGGGGGGTGGTGCATGGTCGTGCGGGCTTCGGCGTCGACCCCACGAAGGTCGCCGCCTGCGGCGGACCGGTGGGGGACTACCGGGTGATCTCGAAGCTGAGCGGTTCGGCTGTGCCCCTGGTGGTACTCGCCTCCGACGTGGCCGACATGGTGCCTGGACAGTGTCTGCGGCTCTTCGAGGTGCACGGCCCGATCGCCGTCCAGCTGCTGTGCAGCGACCGGCTGGGGCTGCTCGGGGTCGTATTCTGCGATCACGGCACGACGTCGGACTTCCGGCCGAGTGCGGCGGACCTCGCGACGCTCACCGAGCTGTCCGAGGTCGCTGCCTTGGCGTTCCAGCAGGCGCTGCTGCTCCGACGATCGGTCTCGTTGCAGGAGCTGCGCGAGCGGTCCAGGATCGCCGCCGCGCTGCACGACGGGGTCACCCAGCAGCTGTTCGCCGCCACTCTGGAGGTCGAGGAGCTTCGCGCAGGCGGGGCACTGGACGAGCAGGCGACCGTCGGTCTGGAGCGGCTGGCGGACCGTCTCGGTACCGCCTTGCAGCAACTGCGGGTGGCGTTGGTCGAGATCGCCAGCGGGGGAGTGCCCTACGACCGCGGGACGCAGGAAGGCGACCAGGCGGTGGCGACCAGGATCCGCAGCGTGCTCGCCCGGGTCGGGGCCGGTGGCGGGCCGACCCCGGACCTGGACGTGACCGGCGAAGGGCCAGAGCCCGACGCCGTGTCGGCGGACCTGCTCGTCCGGGCGGTGCGGGAGGGTGCGGCGAACGCCGGGCACCACGGGCACGCCACCCAGATCGCGGTGCACCTGCGCCGGGGCGGATCGTGGTGGACCGTGGAGATCGACGATGACGGTTCGGGCGATGCCGTCGATGTTCGGCGGGTTCTGAGCGGGCACAAGAACAACTCGTTCGGCCTTCCGAGTCTGGCGAAGGAATGCGCGCGGGTCGGTGGACGGATCTGGGTGAGTGACGCGCCGCGCCTACACGGCCTGCGACTCGGCGTGGCCGTTCCCTTGAACGCCCGCTGA
- a CDS encoding long-chain fatty acid--CoA ligase → MLSTMQNMPLTVGSVLRHASTVHGGRETITAVTPGSTRRTSYAELGERAARLANALRGFGVTGDQRVATFQWSNQEHLDGYAAIPSMGAVLHTLNLRLPPHQLSYIANHAEDGVLIVDDTLVPLLARALPDMTTVHTVLVTGGGDLARLEGHGKQVLRYDEVLAAQSPVFDWPEVDENSAAAMCYTSGTTGNPKGVVYSHRSMWLHSQAACTTNALGVGYDDTILAIVPMFHANAWGLPYAAMMAGAQLLLPGPFLQAAPLVAMIESERPTMSGAVPTIWNDILNHVRANPGHDLSSLKFVACGGSAVPRSLMQAFDELGVRIVQAWGMTETSPLASVALPPATATPEEAMQLRGTQGRVVAGVEARIVDDEGTPLPHDGKSVGELEVRGPWVTASYYGDEDPEKFHEGWLRTGDVGLIDPGQFITLTDRAKDVIKSGGEWISSVELENELIGHPDVMTAAVIAVPDEKWQERPLAAVVRRPGSTVTPAELNEFLSDKVAKWWLPERWSFIDEVPLTGTGKYDKKVLRKRYSDGELSVENISG, encoded by the coding sequence GTGCTGAGCACGATGCAGAACATGCCTCTCACCGTCGGATCCGTGCTGCGGCACGCGTCCACCGTGCACGGTGGACGCGAGACGATCACCGCCGTCACGCCGGGATCGACCCGGCGGACCAGCTACGCCGAGCTCGGCGAGCGGGCGGCGCGGCTGGCGAACGCGCTGCGCGGGTTCGGTGTCACCGGTGACCAGCGGGTGGCCACGTTCCAGTGGAGCAACCAGGAGCATCTCGACGGGTACGCGGCCATCCCCTCGATGGGCGCGGTGCTGCACACGCTCAACCTGAGGCTGCCCCCACACCAGCTGTCCTACATCGCCAACCACGCCGAGGACGGCGTGCTGATCGTCGACGACACGCTGGTCCCGCTGCTGGCCCGCGCGCTGCCCGACATGACGACGGTGCACACGGTGCTGGTCACCGGCGGCGGAGACCTCGCGCGGTTGGAGGGCCACGGCAAGCAGGTGCTGCGCTACGACGAGGTCCTCGCGGCGCAGTCCCCGGTGTTCGACTGGCCCGAGGTGGACGAGAACTCGGCTGCCGCGATGTGCTACACCTCGGGCACCACCGGCAACCCGAAGGGAGTCGTGTACAGCCACCGCTCCATGTGGCTGCACTCCCAGGCGGCGTGCACCACCAACGCGCTGGGCGTCGGCTACGACGACACGATCCTGGCGATCGTCCCGATGTTCCACGCCAACGCCTGGGGCCTGCCGTACGCCGCGATGATGGCCGGCGCCCAACTGCTGCTGCCGGGCCCGTTCCTGCAGGCCGCGCCGCTGGTGGCGATGATCGAGTCGGAGCGGCCCACGATGTCGGGTGCGGTGCCGACGATCTGGAACGACATCCTCAACCACGTCCGGGCGAACCCGGGACATGACCTCAGTTCGCTCAAGTTCGTGGCGTGCGGCGGCTCCGCGGTGCCGCGCTCGCTGATGCAGGCCTTCGACGAGCTCGGGGTCCGGATCGTGCAGGCCTGGGGCATGACCGAGACCTCACCGCTGGCCTCGGTCGCGCTCCCGCCCGCCACCGCGACCCCCGAGGAGGCGATGCAGCTGCGCGGTACGCAGGGCCGCGTCGTCGCCGGGGTCGAGGCGCGCATCGTCGACGACGAGGGCACGCCGCTGCCGCACGACGGCAAGTCGGTGGGGGAGCTCGAGGTCCGAGGGCCCTGGGTCACCGCCTCCTACTACGGGGACGAGGACCCGGAGAAGTTCCACGAGGGCTGGCTGCGCACCGGCGATGTCGGGCTGATCGATCCGGGCCAGTTCATCACCCTGACCGACCGGGCCAAGGACGTGATCAAGTCCGGCGGCGAGTGGATCTCGTCGGTCGAACTGGAGAACGAGCTGATCGGCCATCCGGACGTCATGACGGCTGCAGTGATCGCGGTGCCGGACGAGAAGTGGCAGGAACGCCCACTGGCCGCGGTCGTACGACGACCCGGGTCGACCGTCACGCCCGCCGAGCTGAACGAATTTCTCTCCGACAAGGTCGCGAAATGGTGGCTTCCAGAGCGATGGAGCTTCATCGACGAGGTGCCGCTGACCGGAACCGGGAAGTACGACAAGAAGGTGCTCCGTAAGCGCTACAGCGACGGGGAGCTTTCCGTGGAGAACATTTCCGGCTGA
- a CDS encoding ABC transporter permease translates to MTSMMDRPGPVGPPPGPPKKLGPKITFGEQKVKEAFTTGGQIAKFSGRIIRDLPDVRHYASEVFRQSGILILSSGLIIWLMMFVIGYQCGLEANYTLKQIGAPLYSGIFSAWCAIREMGPYMWGYILAAKVGCGLVAELGSMRISDEIDAMEVMGVRSRSYLVGTRIIATWIAMPFLYVVGLGIMYIAEYLTVVIQLGGVSAGGYSFIFWLYQNPLDFVYSLSKVMAMGTVIIFVGCYYGYNASGGPVGVGRNTAKSMMLNMVLIHVVGVLGTQLFWGLSANAPIAN, encoded by the coding sequence ATGACCAGCATGATGGATCGTCCCGGTCCCGTCGGCCCGCCTCCCGGTCCTCCGAAGAAGCTCGGCCCGAAAATCACGTTCGGTGAGCAGAAGGTCAAGGAGGCCTTCACCACCGGTGGGCAGATCGCCAAGTTCTCCGGCCGGATCATCCGGGACCTGCCCGACGTGCGGCACTACGCCTCCGAGGTCTTCCGGCAGTCCGGCATCCTCATCCTCTCCAGCGGCCTGATCATCTGGCTGATGATGTTCGTCATCGGCTACCAGTGCGGTCTGGAGGCGAACTACACCCTCAAGCAGATCGGCGCCCCGCTCTACTCGGGCATCTTCTCCGCCTGGTGCGCGATCCGGGAGATGGGTCCCTACATGTGGGGCTACATCCTGGCGGCGAAGGTCGGTTGCGGCCTGGTCGCGGAGCTCGGGTCGATGCGGATCTCCGACGAGATCGACGCCATGGAGGTGATGGGGGTCCGCTCGCGGAGCTACCTCGTGGGCACTCGCATCATCGCCACCTGGATCGCGATGCCGTTCCTCTACGTCGTCGGCCTCGGCATCATGTACATCGCCGAGTACCTGACCGTCGTCATCCAGCTCGGCGGGGTGTCGGCCGGTGGCTACTCGTTCATCTTCTGGCTCTACCAGAACCCTCTCGACTTCGTCTACTCGCTGTCGAAAGTCATGGCGATGGGCACAGTGATCATCTTCGTCGGCTGCTACTACGGCTACAACGCCAGCGGTGGCCCGGTCGGCGTGGGACGAAACACCGCGAAGTCGATGATGCTCAACATGGTTCTGATCCATGTCGTCGGCGTTCTCGGCACCCAGCTGTTCTGGGGTCTGTCCGCGAACGCACCGATCGCCAACTAG
- a CDS encoding TetR/AcrR family transcriptional regulator, producing MAAPERRLPRTQRQRTADSRSLILDAAIEGLVSDGYRRTTTVTIQARAGVTRGRLLHHFPSREELLIAAAQHLARERLTEMDDWIAHSPHGRASGAERIEHATDLLWETFRQPYFWAAMELWTAARTEPELRMALFHAESRLLRTIETVVDAMYGPVLSSHPDFAEVRDLAFTSMRGVGLTYALHDRDPTTEPLLARWKRLLIRTLV from the coding sequence GTGGCCGCACCAGAACGACGTCTGCCGCGTACGCAAAGACAACGCACCGCCGACAGCCGTTCCCTCATCCTCGACGCAGCGATCGAGGGCTTGGTCAGCGACGGCTACCGCCGTACCACCACCGTCACGATCCAGGCCCGCGCCGGTGTGACACGCGGTCGCTTGCTGCACCACTTCCCCTCCCGCGAGGAGCTGTTGATCGCGGCCGCTCAGCATCTGGCACGAGAGCGTCTGACGGAGATGGATGACTGGATCGCCCACTCTCCGCATGGACGCGCCAGCGGTGCCGAGCGCATCGAACATGCCACCGACCTATTGTGGGAGACGTTCCGCCAGCCCTACTTCTGGGCAGCAATGGAGTTGTGGACGGCAGCACGTACCGAGCCGGAACTCCGCATGGCACTCTTCCACGCCGAGAGCAGGCTGCTGCGCACGATCGAGACCGTCGTGGACGCGATGTACGGACCGGTCCTGTCGAGCCACCCTGATTTCGCCGAGGTGCGCGACCTGGCCTTCACCAGCATGCGCGGCGTGGGGCTCACCTACGCACTGCACGACCGAGATCCGACCACAGAGCCGTTGCTGGCGCGCTGGAAGCGGCTGCTGATCCGTACTCTCGTGTGA
- a CDS encoding SCO6880 family protein: MTAHSDGRTEGPRLYGNWRPERGWGIGSLSTSATVAVFLAVLAPVLAISTVPRAALPLAGIGAVVIGAVVVRVGGVTAAEALTRRFRFSRARAGGWTELSAGVLTDHPRAYDLPGVLAPLVPLDVDDGRGGRHALLWDRNSGTLTAILRCSPIGLDLADAAQTDLWVASWGVFLADLGYQPLVQHVAVTVDTAPSGGTTMRDHVAAALDPRAPALSRTVLDELVAITPTTAAEVDARLSVVFDPNRANPRPMDLFAAVVDVGRWLPGIETGLGACGVAVLGRATTSWLTGRIRVAFDPTARSEITRLDDRAALLAWSEAGPVAALESWDTYRHDSGISVSWALREAPRQAVAPRVLASLLTPGPYPRRVTWLYEPYPADQAAAKVEAEVTSGQIRRAWAARTRRDETQRERDDRDRALQSAREEAEGAGVGRFTVYLTTTVTDPDDLPAAVADLEQRAGQSKLRLRRLRGAQAAGFAAALGVGINPAETARNRTRR; the protein is encoded by the coding sequence ATGACCGCCCACTCCGACGGGCGCACGGAGGGTCCGCGGCTCTACGGCAACTGGCGCCCCGAACGCGGCTGGGGAATCGGGTCACTGTCGACCTCAGCGACGGTCGCGGTGTTCCTCGCCGTCCTCGCACCCGTTCTGGCGATCTCGACGGTGCCTCGTGCCGCGCTGCCACTGGCCGGGATCGGCGCCGTCGTCATCGGCGCGGTCGTGGTCCGCGTCGGCGGCGTCACCGCAGCAGAGGCCCTGACGCGACGGTTCCGGTTCAGCCGGGCCCGCGCCGGCGGGTGGACCGAGCTGTCGGCAGGGGTCCTCACCGATCACCCACGCGCATACGACCTGCCCGGTGTCCTCGCCCCGCTGGTCCCCCTCGATGTCGACGACGGGCGCGGCGGGCGGCACGCGCTGCTGTGGGACCGCAACTCGGGGACGCTCACCGCGATCCTGCGCTGTTCCCCCATCGGTCTCGACCTCGCCGATGCGGCGCAGACCGACCTGTGGGTCGCGTCCTGGGGCGTGTTCCTCGCCGACCTCGGCTACCAGCCGCTCGTCCAGCACGTCGCGGTCACCGTGGACACAGCGCCCAGCGGTGGCACCACCATGCGTGACCACGTCGCGGCCGCGCTCGACCCGCGGGCACCCGCGCTGTCGCGAACGGTGCTCGACGAGCTCGTGGCGATCACGCCGACGACGGCGGCCGAGGTCGATGCCCGCCTGTCTGTCGTGTTCGACCCGAACCGCGCCAACCCCCGACCCATGGACCTGTTCGCGGCCGTGGTCGACGTCGGCCGGTGGCTGCCCGGCATCGAGACCGGGCTCGGCGCCTGCGGTGTCGCCGTGCTGGGCCGGGCGACGACGAGCTGGCTGACCGGGCGCATCCGGGTCGCGTTCGATCCGACCGCTCGATCCGAGATCACCCGCCTCGACGACCGCGCCGCGCTGCTCGCCTGGTCGGAGGCCGGGCCGGTGGCCGCACTGGAGAGCTGGGACACCTACCGCCACGACTCGGGCATCTCGGTGTCCTGGGCGTTGCGCGAGGCGCCCCGCCAAGCTGTCGCCCCCCGCGTCCTCGCCTCGCTCCTGACCCCGGGCCCGTACCCGCGGCGCGTGACCTGGCTCTACGAGCCCTACCCCGCCGACCAGGCCGCCGCCAAGGTCGAGGCCGAGGTCACCTCCGGACAGATCCGCCGCGCCTGGGCCGCCCGGACCCGCCGTGACGAGACCCAGCGCGAACGCGACGACCGCGACCGCGCCCTCCAGTCGGCCCGCGAAGAGGCCGAGGGCGCCGGGGTCGGCCGGTTCACCGTGTACCTCACCACGACGGTCACCGACCCCGACGACCTTCCCGCGGCGGTCGCCGATCTCGAGCAGCGCGCCGGGCAGTCCAAGCTCCGGCTCCGCCGCCTGCGCGGCGCGCAGGCGGCGGGCTTCGCCGCCGCCCTCGGCGTCGGCATCAACCCAGCCGAAACAGCTCGCAACCGCACACGGCGCTGA
- a CDS encoding MlaE family ABC transporter permease has protein sequence MSSPTAVPIPKDSTRRLPRVSKPLKGLEGPLVQAGEMTRLMFQVLWMAVRHPIGYWSEVKDQMFDILKLCWIPMAVSTTAFGLGAPGLQGGNIFNLFGIPERLGSFFVMASVREFAPWVNAMVVAGVVGTAITADLGARRIREEIDAMEVLGVDPIRTLVLPRVIALFIMTGLLDLVAILFGLLGGYIAAVPILGANPAAFADSLFANLSATDVWGSVVKTALFGLIIGVVCCYKGLKASGGPIGVGSAVNQAVVIAFAAIWIFNMVFTTILLGLNPDIQVYK, from the coding sequence GTGAGTTCGCCGACAGCAGTCCCGATTCCCAAGGACTCGACCAGACGTCTACCCAGGGTGTCCAAACCGCTCAAGGGTCTCGAGGGGCCGCTGGTCCAGGCCGGCGAGATGACGCGGCTCATGTTCCAGGTCCTCTGGATGGCGGTGCGCCACCCGATCGGGTATTGGTCCGAGGTCAAGGACCAGATGTTCGACATCCTGAAGCTCTGCTGGATCCCGATGGCGGTGTCCACAACCGCGTTCGGCCTGGGTGCGCCGGGCCTTCAGGGCGGCAACATCTTCAACCTCTTCGGGATCCCCGAGCGACTCGGATCCTTCTTCGTCATGGCGAGTGTCCGGGAGTTCGCTCCCTGGGTGAACGCCATGGTCGTCGCCGGCGTGGTGGGTACGGCGATCACCGCCGACCTCGGTGCTCGGCGCATCCGCGAGGAGATCGACGCCATGGAGGTCCTCGGCGTCGACCCGATCCGCACCCTCGTGCTGCCGCGGGTGATCGCGCTGTTCATCATGACCGGCCTGCTCGACCTGGTGGCCATCCTGTTCGGCCTGCTCGGTGGCTACATCGCGGCGGTACCCATCCTCGGTGCCAACCCGGCTGCCTTCGCCGACAGCCTCTTCGCCAACCTCTCCGCCACCGACGTGTGGGGCAGCGTGGTCAAGACCGCGCTGTTCGGCCTGATCATCGGCGTCGTCTGCTGCTACAAGGGCCTCAAGGCGAGCGGCGGTCCGATCGGTGTCGGCAGCGCGGTCAACCAGGCGGTCGTCATCGCGTTCGCAGCGATCTGGATCTTCAACATGGTGTTCACGACGATCCTGCTCGGTCTGAACCCCGACATCCAGGTCTACAAGTAG
- a CDS encoding ABC transporter ATP-binding protein gives MGQDAPTRPNARRGRWAMQAIGGHLVPDSAAPDIRFDDISTSLGGEVVHQRLRAEIPAGQITVLMGPSGGGKTTLVRHLVGLVPPDTGRVLVGGRSVWDLDPKSLKALRAQMGVLLGGATLFEPSVFGSQTVRENLALPLHLQNVDEESIHATTVWWLQTLGLEAVADQLPEQISARMRRRVALGAAMVGGRPLIVLDDVDLGLDAPTTARTVQAILTSQRRSGATMLITTHDIELAKALDGRLAVLANGRIVANGPTRELLAGVDDAEEFDRRFHVLDWMGPPMPEIERRGGRSRELTSDPQLVIMALIAFATILAFVLAMRATGGPLGP, from the coding sequence GTGGGGCAGGATGCGCCCACTCGGCCCAACGCCCGTAGGGGTCGGTGGGCCATGCAAGCCATCGGAGGTCATCTCGTGCCCGACAGCGCAGCACCCGACATCCGGTTCGACGACATCTCGACCTCGCTCGGTGGCGAGGTCGTCCACCAGAGGTTGCGCGCGGAGATACCAGCCGGTCAGATCACCGTACTGATGGGTCCCTCCGGAGGGGGCAAGACCACGTTGGTCCGCCATCTGGTCGGTTTGGTCCCGCCCGACACCGGGCGGGTCCTGGTCGGCGGACGATCGGTGTGGGATCTCGACCCGAAGTCGTTGAAGGCGCTGCGCGCTCAGATGGGGGTGCTGTTGGGCGGGGCCACCCTGTTCGAACCGTCCGTGTTCGGGTCGCAGACGGTGCGCGAGAACCTCGCCCTGCCGCTGCACCTGCAGAACGTGGACGAGGAGTCGATCCACGCGACCACGGTCTGGTGGCTGCAGACACTGGGCCTCGAAGCGGTCGCCGACCAGCTACCCGAACAGATCTCGGCCCGCATGCGGCGACGGGTCGCCCTGGGCGCCGCGATGGTGGGAGGCAGGCCACTGATCGTCCTCGACGACGTCGACCTCGGCCTGGACGCCCCCACCACGGCGCGCACCGTCCAGGCCATCCTGACCAGCCAACGGCGCAGCGGCGCCACGATGCTCATCACCACCCACGACATCGAGCTGGCGAAGGCCCTCGACGGCCGGCTCGCGGTCCTGGCAAACGGGCGGATCGTGGCGAACGGTCCCACCCGCGAACTCCTGGCCGGGGTCGACGACGCCGAGGAGTTCGACCGGCGGTTCCACGTGCTGGACTGGATGGGACCGCCGATGCCGGAGATCGAACGGCGGGGAGGCCGGTCACGGGAGCTGACCTCCGACCCGCAACTCGTCATCATGGCGCTGATCGCTTTCGCCACCATCCTCGCCTTCGTGCTCGCGATGCGCGCGACGGGGGGGCCGCTCGGTCCGTAG
- a CDS encoding universal stress protein — protein MSAYRSIVVGTDGSATALRAVQRAAQVARDAQARLVIVSAYTPASREDVEDAEEALGDESFLVRGSTPAEENLRVAAAAATELGVEEILTQAVDGAPVDVLRKAVLDHDADLLVVGNRGLNTLSGRLLGSVPSTAARTAGADVLIVHTTS, from the coding sequence ATGTCCGCCTATCGATCGATCGTCGTCGGCACGGACGGCTCCGCCACCGCCCTGCGCGCGGTGCAGCGCGCGGCGCAGGTCGCACGGGACGCGCAGGCCCGCCTGGTGATCGTGTCGGCCTACACGCCCGCGAGTCGCGAGGACGTCGAGGACGCCGAGGAGGCTCTGGGTGACGAGTCGTTCCTCGTCCGCGGATCGACGCCGGCGGAGGAGAACCTGCGCGTGGCCGCGGCCGCGGCGACGGAGCTGGGCGTCGAGGAGATCCTCACCCAGGCGGTGGACGGCGCCCCGGTCGACGTCCTGCGCAAGGCGGTCCTCGACCATGACGCGGACCTCCTGGTCGTGGGGAACCGCGGACTGAACACGCTCAGCGGTCGGCTCCTGGGATCGGTCCCGTCGACCGCGGCCCGCACCGCCGGCGCGGACGTCCTCATCGTGCACACGACGAGCTGA
- a CDS encoding SCP2 sterol-binding domain-containing protein, whose amino-acid sequence MGVFTDESEVYTYLGGIFELATKKDGLSDKLAGSGVVLRIHYTDPDSTITVDMPNKEVETGGGSTKEPNVELFMTADTGNRFWLGKVNLSVAMARGTVRAKGPVPKLLKLIPTAKELFPEYEKMLTEAGRDDLVNA is encoded by the coding sequence ATGGGCGTGTTCACCGACGAGTCCGAGGTCTACACCTACCTCGGCGGCATCTTCGAGCTGGCGACCAAGAAGGACGGGCTGTCCGACAAGCTCGCCGGGTCCGGGGTGGTCCTGCGGATCCACTACACCGACCCCGACTCGACCATCACGGTCGACATGCCGAACAAGGAGGTCGAGACCGGCGGTGGCAGCACCAAGGAGCCCAACGTCGAGCTGTTCATGACCGCCGACACCGGCAACCGGTTCTGGCTCGGCAAGGTCAACCTCTCGGTGGCGATGGCACGCGGCACGGTGCGCGCCAAGGGCCCGGTGCCGAAGCTGCTCAAGCTGATCCCCACGGCCAAGGAGCTCTTCCCGGAGTACGAGAAGATGCTCACCGAAGCCGGTCGCGACGACCTCGTCAACGCTTGA
- a CDS encoding aldehyde dehydrogenase family protein, which yields MTSAVSEAIDGVRDVLSRAGESIIVAGKPAPAADGRLIETCDPATGEVIASIAAGSATDVDRAVAAATRAMGPWGDLSAAARARVLYDIASLIEAHAEELATLETLDNGKPLTESMFLDVGIAAEVWRYYAGWCTKIGGQTLPVSPPVGTSFAYTRREPLGVVGLIVPWNFPLLIASWKMAPALAAGNTVVLKPSEMTSLSALRLVELANEAGIPPGVVNLVTGYGHEAGQALIEHRGVAKISFTGSTATGQKIVTASAASLKKLTLELGGKSANIVFPDADLQGAAQGALTGIFLNQGQVCCAGSRLYVHRSVHDELLGELESAAREIQLGHGLADGTEMGPLISAAQRERVEGYLRSGAEQGATLVCGGQRPEGDLATGNFLTPAIFSDVRDDMRISREEIFGPVLSVLPFDDEAEVVRRANDSEFGLAAGLWTSDVTRAHRVAHQLQAGTVWINQYNMLDPAAPFGGYKASGYGRDLGEESLLGFTQTKSVWVSLD from the coding sequence ATGACTTCTGCGGTGTCCGAGGCGATCGACGGCGTCCGTGACGTCCTCTCCCGGGCGGGCGAGAGCATCATCGTCGCGGGCAAGCCGGCCCCGGCCGCAGACGGTCGCCTCATCGAGACCTGCGACCCGGCCACCGGAGAGGTCATCGCATCCATCGCCGCGGGAAGCGCGACCGATGTGGACCGTGCCGTCGCCGCGGCGACCCGGGCCATGGGGCCGTGGGGCGACCTCAGCGCCGCGGCTCGGGCCCGGGTGCTCTACGACATCGCGTCGCTGATCGAGGCACACGCCGAGGAGCTGGCAACCCTCGAGACCCTCGACAACGGCAAGCCACTCACCGAGTCGATGTTCCTCGATGTGGGCATCGCCGCCGAGGTGTGGCGGTACTACGCGGGCTGGTGCACGAAGATCGGTGGGCAGACGCTGCCGGTGTCACCGCCGGTCGGCACCTCTTTCGCCTACACGCGCCGCGAGCCGCTCGGCGTCGTCGGGCTGATCGTGCCGTGGAACTTCCCGCTGCTCATCGCGTCCTGGAAGATGGCTCCCGCGCTGGCGGCCGGCAACACCGTGGTGCTCAAGCCCTCGGAGATGACCTCGCTCAGCGCGCTGAGGCTGGTGGAGCTGGCGAACGAGGCCGGCATTCCCCCCGGCGTGGTCAACCTGGTCACCGGCTACGGTCACGAAGCCGGGCAGGCCCTGATCGAGCACCGGGGCGTCGCGAAGATCTCCTTCACCGGCTCGACCGCGACCGGACAGAAGATCGTCACAGCAAGTGCGGCGAGCCTCAAGAAGCTCACCCTCGAGCTGGGGGGCAAGTCCGCCAACATCGTGTTCCCGGATGCGGATCTGCAGGGCGCCGCCCAGGGCGCGCTCACCGGGATCTTCCTCAATCAGGGCCAGGTGTGCTGCGCCGGTTCACGGCTGTACGTGCACCGCAGTGTGCATGACGAGTTGCTCGGTGAGCTCGAGTCCGCTGCGCGGGAGATCCAGCTCGGGCACGGCCTCGCCGACGGGACCGAGATGGGCCCGCTGATCTCGGCAGCCCAGCGCGAGCGGGTGGAGGGCTACCTGCGCTCCGGCGCCGAGCAGGGAGCCACCCTCGTGTGCGGCGGGCAGCGACCCGAGGGCGACCTCGCGACCGGCAACTTCCTGACCCCCGCGATCTTCAGCGACGTCCGGGACGACATGCGCATCTCCCGTGAGGAGATCTTCGGCCCGGTTCTGTCAGTGCTGCCCTTCGACGACGAGGCCGAGGTGGTCCGCCGGGCCAACGACAGCGAGTTCGGCCTCGCCGCCGGGCTGTGGACCTCGGACGTCACCCGGGCACACCGGGTCGCCCACCAGCTGCAGGCGGGCACGGTGTGGATCAACCAGTACAACATGCTCGACCCGGCGGCCCCGTTCGGCGGCTACAAGGCATCGGGCTACGGCCGCGACCTCGGCGAGGAGTCGCTGCTCGGCTTCACCCAGACCAAGTCGGTGTGGGTCAGCCTCGACTGA